Proteins encoded by one window of Streptomyces sp. NBC_01477:
- the mycP gene encoding type VII secretion-associated serine protease mycosin translates to MVLLSVGLAVPTLASPQAPDEREWPLDSGHFDAVKAWTLSRGEGVTVAVIDTGVNAHHPDLTGRVLPGVDITQGAANGQVDVSSDSHGTSVAGVIAGNGGVTGHGMSGLAPAARILPVRVSNGETITALPLAQGIVWAVRHGAGVINVSMGMTAADPQVREAVVFAEAHNVVMVAAAGNDGDTGNQAEYPAAFPGVLAVAGSDRMGGEWIHSESGPFVSLSAPATAIWSVKSGGGYLTADGTSYAAPYVAAAAALLRAKYPEETAGQIIARLIGSADRPGGSTGRDDRFGFGIIDPVKALEATVPSASSNPLMTASAKVPEHRSATGGGSFAFRATVVASVAGALAVAIASFVIARRRRAAAA, encoded by the coding sequence GTGGTGCTGCTCAGCGTGGGCCTCGCTGTGCCGACATTGGCCTCTCCCCAGGCTCCCGACGAACGCGAATGGCCCCTCGACTCAGGGCACTTCGACGCCGTCAAGGCATGGACGCTCAGCCGGGGCGAAGGTGTCACCGTCGCGGTGATCGACACTGGTGTCAATGCCCACCACCCCGATCTGACGGGCCGGGTGCTGCCCGGAGTCGATATCACCCAGGGGGCGGCGAACGGACAGGTCGACGTTTCGTCCGACTCACACGGGACGTCGGTTGCCGGGGTGATCGCGGGCAACGGCGGTGTCACGGGGCACGGCATGTCCGGGCTGGCCCCGGCTGCCAGGATACTTCCGGTCAGAGTGAGCAACGGCGAGACCATCACCGCTCTCCCGCTGGCTCAGGGCATCGTGTGGGCGGTGCGCCACGGAGCGGGCGTCATCAACGTGTCGATGGGAATGACGGCGGCCGACCCCCAGGTGCGCGAAGCAGTCGTCTTCGCCGAGGCCCACAACGTCGTCATGGTCGCCGCAGCGGGCAATGACGGAGACACCGGCAACCAAGCCGAGTACCCGGCCGCCTTTCCCGGAGTGCTGGCTGTCGCAGGCAGCGACCGGATGGGCGGCGAATGGATACACAGCGAGTCAGGCCCTTTCGTCTCGCTCAGCGCCCCTGCGACCGCCATCTGGTCGGTAAAGAGCGGTGGTGGCTATCTGACCGCGGACGGAACCAGCTACGCAGCCCCGTACGTCGCGGCAGCAGCTGCCTTGTTGCGTGCCAAGTACCCGGAGGAGACGGCGGGCCAGATCATCGCGCGGTTGATCGGCTCCGCGGACCGCCCCGGAGGCAGCACAGGCCGCGACGACCGCTTCGGCTTCGGCATCATCGACCCGGTCAAGGCGCTGGAGGCGACCGTGCCCTCAGCCAGCTCCAATCCGCTCATGACCGCCTCGGCGAAGGTGCCGGAACACCGCTCAGCGACGGGCGGCGGTTCGTTCGCCTTCCGTGCCACCGTGGTCGCCAGTGTGGCGGGGGCCCTCGCGGTGGCGATCGCTTCGTTCGTGATCGCACGTCGTCGCCGGGCGGCCGCCGCGTGA
- a CDS encoding hydrogenase expression protein HypF: MLGDEAQPAESGKRSGATSGPRHAAPRTSLLTKLHMPVGKAVALAAMPTAVLMGMGFTPHLAQADELPKSPFKPGPCVTQSDTPTPSASGATSGATSGGAGKATDKPAPKPTTSPSPSVSPTAPAPNTSPSPAAPDKSAATSQPKSAPTSAPKADPSPTKSTNPLDPLGLGDLLGGLLGLDGKPSSPTPTATPTTQAPAPGPTATTKPPADPVKSTGPTGSTGDGAGKDAAKDAKDPAEGATKGVKKDTKKLKDAATTPPAAPDGKQAYPCPTTDAQALADAKNEQGIPLLPDTPWVLKSSLLTLYGLTYDGIVQVKTYNGTVKDVLKFTATGVDIGDLNQIVDGPKNTKTHVTARSGSTSTIRNGKVTMYTESLSGNLLGVVPITFTPKFPPPITVPVLFFTDVTVIQAGQFGGDLHVPGLRVLPGQSS; encoded by the coding sequence GTGCTGGGTGACGAGGCTCAGCCGGCCGAGAGCGGCAAGCGGAGTGGGGCGACGTCCGGGCCGCGGCACGCGGCACCGCGCACGTCCCTGCTGACCAAGCTGCACATGCCCGTGGGCAAGGCGGTGGCGCTCGCCGCCATGCCGACCGCGGTACTGATGGGCATGGGCTTCACCCCGCACCTGGCGCAGGCCGACGAGCTGCCGAAGAGCCCGTTCAAGCCGGGCCCCTGCGTGACGCAGTCCGACACCCCGACGCCGTCCGCGTCGGGCGCCACGTCGGGCGCCACGTCCGGCGGCGCGGGCAAGGCCACGGACAAGCCGGCGCCCAAGCCGACGACGAGCCCGAGCCCGAGCGTCAGCCCGACCGCGCCCGCGCCGAACACGTCGCCGTCCCCGGCCGCGCCGGACAAGTCGGCGGCCACGTCGCAGCCCAAGTCTGCGCCGACCAGCGCGCCGAAGGCCGACCCGAGCCCGACGAAGTCCACCAACCCGCTGGACCCGCTGGGCCTCGGCGACCTGCTGGGCGGGCTGCTCGGCCTCGACGGCAAGCCGTCGTCCCCGACGCCCACCGCGACGCCGACCACCCAGGCCCCCGCGCCCGGCCCGACGGCCACCACAAAGCCGCCGGCCGACCCGGTGAAGTCCACGGGCCCGACGGGCTCCACGGGTGACGGCGCCGGCAAGGACGCTGCCAAGGACGCCAAGGACCCGGCGGAGGGCGCCACCAAGGGCGTCAAGAAGGACACCAAGAAGCTCAAGGACGCCGCCACCACGCCCCCGGCGGCCCCCGACGGCAAGCAGGCCTACCCCTGCCCGACGACCGACGCGCAGGCCCTCGCCGACGCCAAGAACGAGCAGGGCATACCGCTGCTGCCCGACACCCCGTGGGTCCTCAAGAGCTCGCTGCTCACCCTCTACGGCCTCACCTACGACGGCATCGTGCAGGTGAAGACTTACAACGGTACGGTCAAGGACGTCCTGAAGTTCACCGCCACCGGCGTGGACATCGGCGACCTGAACCAGATCGTGGACGGCCCGAAGAACACCAAGACCCATGTGACGGCCCGTTCCGGCTCCACCTCGACCATCCGCAACGGCAAGGTGACGATGTACACCGAGTCCCTCAGCGGCAATCTGCTCGGCGTGGTGCCGATCACCTTCACCCCGAAATTCCCGCCGCCGATCACCGTCCCGGTGCTCTTCTTCACCGACGTCACGGTCATCCAGGCCGGCCAGTTCGGCGGAGACCTCCACGTCCCCGGCCTCAGGGTCCTCCCCGGCCAGTCCTCGTAG
- a CDS encoding DUF6114 domain-containing protein — translation MSAESSGLSAHLRRGRVAFRHWRWQRPFWAGLLTLLSGFPIGYLPYNNVTLGQLTVRMATTAGAGALIIGVLLVVLGLTMWFQSAVRIFAGVAAILLGLVSIPVANFGGIVIGFLLALFGGALSVSWAPGSEVPDEPGEKAELPDGGPRPEGDAADPGAPAPTVPAPAFAADPFTQPEPVHAGARADEETTEENGRHRAG, via the coding sequence ATGAGCGCCGAGTCGTCAGGACTGAGTGCCCACCTCCGCCGCGGCCGTGTCGCATTCCGGCACTGGCGTTGGCAGCGTCCGTTCTGGGCGGGACTGCTGACCCTGCTGTCCGGATTCCCGATCGGGTACCTGCCGTACAACAACGTGACTCTCGGTCAGCTGACCGTGCGAATGGCCACCACTGCCGGCGCCGGCGCCCTGATCATCGGCGTGCTGCTGGTCGTGCTCGGCCTGACCATGTGGTTCCAGAGCGCGGTGCGCATCTTTGCCGGTGTCGCCGCCATCCTGCTCGGACTGGTGTCGATCCCGGTGGCCAACTTCGGCGGCATCGTGATCGGCTTCCTGCTGGCCCTGTTCGGCGGTGCGCTGTCCGTGTCCTGGGCACCCGGCAGCGAGGTGCCGGACGAGCCGGGCGAGAAGGCCGAACTGCCGGACGGCGGCCCGCGCCCGGAGGGCGACGCGGCGGATCCCGGCGCGCCCGCTCCGACCGTGCCCGCGCCCGCGTTCGCCGCGGACCCGTTCACGCAGCCCGAACCGGTGCACGCCGGTGCGCGGGCCGACGAAGAGACCACCGAGGAGAACGGGAGGCATCGTGCTGGGTGA